A stretch of DNA from Yoonia sp. G8-12:
CTTGAAGATGAGGCGCATGGCAATGCTGACGAAATGCGCGGTCCGGTGACGATCATCGGCAATCATTGGACATTAAACGAAATCATCCAGGCGGGCCTGAAAGAGGTGCTCGACGCAAACAATGGCCTTGAGGTGCAATTTGTTGCGGGGAGCAATCATTGGTCACTGACGCAGGGGCGTCCGGAAGTGGCGCTCTGGTTTGAAATTGAGCCGCGCGACGCTGAGTTTGCGTCGCCGATTGGGCAGGTCCCTTATGCTGTCTACGTCAAGGATGGTTTGGACCCAGAAACCGTGGATTGGGTCACGTTTCGAGACCCAAGGGCCAAACGTGCGCCAGACCGGTGGTTACGCAAGAACTGTACGTCACCAGCCAATCTGGCACTGGCATGTAATGATGCAGGGCTTCTGCTCACAGCCGTCCAATCGGGTATTGGCAAAGGCCTTCTGCCTTGTTGTCTGGCCGAACGGGCCTCTGGCATCTCACGTCTGCCAAGCAAGCGGCCCGCGTTGATACGTACCCTTCATGTTCACGCAAATGCCGATCTCGTCCAAACACGACGCCTTCAACTTGTTATCAATTGGTTGCGCAGGAATGCCCAGCAGACGTTCGCGGACCCATAAGCGCTGACGTCAGACAAGACCCGTTGCGCGTGCAAGGGCCGGGCGGAAATACATCTATCAAAGACGGCGACATCATGTGGATCAAAGCGTCCGGTACTGAACTGGCCGATGCAGAAACCAAAGATATCTTCGTGCCAGTTAGCCGCCCGCAAGCAATGGCCGAAGCGCTGGGGCATGCAGGCAATGGCTCTTGCAAGACAACCGTGCTCGATCCGGCAAACAAGTTGCGCCCATCGATAGAGACCACTTTTCACGCAGCCCTCGACTGGCCAGTGGTGGCACATACACACTCGGTCGCGACACTTGTCCATGTCATCAGCGACGCGGGACGTGAGGCCGCCAAAGAAAAGCTGGCGGGCCTGCCTGTTGCCTTTGTTCCATACGCAAAACCGGGCTTGCCTCTGACGCAGGAAATCCTGCGCAAAGCAACGCCTGCGACCCAAATCTTTGTGCTCGAAAATCACGGGCTGGTCATCTGCGGAACAAATGTAGCCAAGGCCGCAGCACTGACCGAGGAGGTCGAGGCCCGACTCCAGATGCCAAGCATCACACCGGCAAAAGTATTGCCTACGCAACCACCGCCAGAAGGGCGGATATGGGCGCACGAAAGCTGGATCGCGCAAGACACGCGCGCTATGTCTTTGGCAACAGCGGGCTCTTATTACCCGGACCATGTTGTCTTTCTTGGCCCAGCTTTGCCAAAGTCTGATATAGATCACAGCCGTCCTGCCATACTTGTCCCGGGAGAGGGAATTGCGCTGCGCGCAGATGCAACATCGTCACAATGTGCAATGCTGACCTGTCTGTCAGATATTCTTTGCCGCTTGCCGCCTTCTTGGGAACCGCGCGCCATCTCTGCCCAAGCCGAAGCAGAATTGTTGAACTGGGACGCGGAGAAATACCGTCAGGCGCTGGCCGCACGGTCATGACACGCCTGTCCGTTGGCATAGATTTAGGCACGTCAAGCGTAAGGGCGGGGGTGATCACCGAGGCCGGGGATCTCATTACAATGGCTCGCGCAGACTATGGTTCAGATGCCCAAAGCTGGCGCGACCCTGTCTGCTGGTGGACCGCGGCAAGTACCTGTCTGCACACTGTCATCGCCGATCTGTCACAAGCCGGGTTTGACCCTGCGGATGTGCATGGCATCGCAATCGACGGCACATCGGGTAGTATGGTTCTGACAGATGAAAGCCTGGCGCCTGTGACACGGGCCTTGATGTATAACGACGGCGGTCTTGATGTGCAGGCTGCACAGATCGCGGCCTGCGCCCCGAACCCACACATAACACGCGGATCCAACTCCGCGTTGGCGCGCGTCCTTTGCCTGATCGCAGAAGACAAAGACGCTAAAGCGACCCACCTTCTGCATCAGGCTGATTTCATTGCGGCACGCTTAATCGGACATGGCGGTCATTCTGATGTGAACAATGCGCTTAAGACCGGCGTTGATCCTGCAACTGGCCAGTGGCCGGACTGGATGGATCAGCTAGCCTTGCCGCTTGGTTTGCTTCCCAAAGCGCATGTCCCAGGGCATCCAATCGCACCTATTTCATCTGAAAATGCGAAGGAGTTTGGGCTCTCTCACTCGGTCATGGTCCATGCCGGTACGACAGATAGCATCGCTGCGTTCCTGGCATCAGCACCTGCCGTGACCGGATCTGCGGTGACGTCTTTGGGAACAACCCTTGCCGTTAAGGTGATGTCGCCGGTGCGGGTGGATGTGCCGCAGATGGGCCTCTACTCCCATCGTCTCGGCGACGGCTGGCTGGTTGGTGGGGCATCCAATACAGGCGGTGGTGTGCTTAAGGAACTATTTGGTGACATCAACCTTACGGCGTTATCAGAACAAATAGACCCGAACATCGCAAGTCCGCTTGACTATTATCCGCTGGTGCGTCCCGGAGAGCGGTTTCCTGTCAATGACCCAACCTTGCAACCCCGTCTTACCCCGCGTCCTATTGACGACGCGGCTTTTCTGCATGGCATTCTGGAAAGTATCGCGCGGATTGAGCGAAAGGCTTACAGCCTTATCGCAGACCACGGTGGTACGTTTCCAGCAAAGATCATTAGCGCAGGCGGCGGCGCATCAAATCCTGTATGGACGAAAATCAGGTCGCGGGTGCTGGGTATTCCGGTTGTGGAAGCCACTACACCAGAGGCCGCGATCGGTGCTGCGAAACTCTGCCAAACCCAATGATGTATTGCTAGATGGAGCAACTGAACCCACGCGATGCAAGATTCACGTGCGTAAACAACTCGAGATCGTAAAGGCAGCCTGAGTGTTTTGGGAATACTTGCGGCGTGCATGCCGCTGGCTGGTGCGACGCCATTCAAGAAAAGCACGAGGACTTATCTTCTTTCCTCCAGCAACAGCGGTTGTTAGCGTTACAAACAAATTAATATCAGATTGATGTCGATTGGTTGATAGGGAAGCGCAGCCAGACCGGTATTAGGTGACGAGAAATTATAAGCGTGCAGTAATTAATCGCCCAAAGCTGTTGTGATTTCTGGATTTTTGAAAGTCGCGTTCCGTTTCGGCTTTGTGGAAGAGCAGGGGCCAAAGATCACAAACCTACCCATTCACCGCCGTTTACCTGCCTTCCTTCGGGGGGATAGACGCAACGCGGTTGATTGCGTCCCGCAGCCAAGTTCCAACACAGGATCCGTTGGTTTCAGGTGTGCGCTGATGCGCTCCAGCGTGGCCTCGTAGGCCGCCTGATTGCGCATCGGCGTGGCGGCGTACCGGCGCGCCACACGGTTCCAGAAGGAAGGCAAATCTTTGTTCTTGTGCATTTCACAAGTTCTTTCGGGTGCGGTTGGTCCACTGGTCTTACGCGTGGGGGGCTAGGGTATCCTGCCGTTGGCGGCTTTGCCGCAACAAAGCGGACAGTTTTTCGAACAGGCTCTTGCGTGCGGAATTCTTGCGCCAAGCCAGCACGACCTGCCGTGGGCAGGCGTCAGGAAGCGGCGTGAGGCTGACCTCGGCATGTGACACGATGCCAGCATCGATGGCCAGATTGGGCAGCAACGTGACACCAAGACCCTCCGAGACCATCGCAACCAGCGTTGTCAGGCTGGTTGCCGCAAAGCTATCGTCTTGGGCCAGATTGCGATCCGGATAGGCCTGCAACGCGTGCCGCTGAAGACAGTGGCCTTTTTCCAAAAGCATCAGTTGGCCTGCATCCCTGAGGGCGGAACGGCCTGTCTGTTGTGGTCGTGGCGCATGTGGTGGTGTTGCCAGTTGATAGCCATCTTCGAACAAATGCGCGATTTCGAGCGATCCGGTATCGAAGGGCAGCGCGATCAGGATCAGGTCCAAACGCCCGCCGTTCAGCCCCTCAATCAGCGCCTCGGTCATTTCCTCGCGCAGATACAGCCGCAGGCCCGGAAACTGCGCGCGGATCAGCGGCAGGGCCTGCGGTATCAGATAGGGTCCGATCGTGGGAATAGCCCCCAAACGCAAGTCGCCCTCTTCGGGGTTTTGATGGGCGCGTGCCAACTCCTCAATCTCTTTGGCGTCCAGCAGCAAAGCGCGGGCGCGGGCGATGATCTGCTCTCCCAGCGGGGTGAGCATCACGCTGCGGCGGGTGCGTTCGATCAACTGCACGCCCAAGCGGTCTTCGAGTTCCTTGATCCCCGCGCTGAGCGTTGGCTGTGTCACAAAGCTGATTTCGGCAGCGCGTGAAAAGTTTGAGGTGTCAGCTACGGCTATCAGGAACTGAAGATGGCGCAGTGTAAACATATAGATAAATCCAATTACTAAGAGTAATATATTCAATTTCTCTTATAAGTGGCAAGTCACTACCTGTAGGTCATCGAAACGATCACCCGAAGGAACAAAGATATGACCGATACGGTAACACCCACCGGCCCACGCCTGAACGAAGCCGCCCCTGCATTTGATGCGCCCACCACCGATGGCCACAAATCGCTTGAGGACTATCGCGGCAAATGGTTGATCCTATTCTCGCACCCCGCTGATTTTACACCCGTGTGCACCACCGAATTCATTGCCTTTGCGAAAAAGCACGATGAATTCACCGCGATGAACACCGCACTGCTGGGGCTGTCGATCGACAGCCATTACAGCCACATCGCATGGATGCTGAACATCAAGGAAAAGTTTGGCGTGGAAATCCGGTTTCCGATCATCGCCGACCTGACTATGGCCGTCGCCCAAGCTTACGGAATGATCCAGCCGGGTGCGTCTGATACCGCCGCCGTCCGCGCGACTTTTATCATCGACCCCGAAGGCGTTTTGCGTGCGATGGTCTACTATCCGATGAACGCGGGCCGGTCTGTGGACGAAATCCGCCGCCTGTTAGTTGCTTTGCAAACTGCCGACGAGAACCAGTGCGCCATGCCCGAGAACTGGAAGCCGGGTGATGAGGTGATCGTGCCGACACCGGCCACACCAGAGGCTGCAATGGCCCGTGCCGACGAAGGCTACAATACCGTCGATTGGTATTTCTCGACACGCGCACTCTAATGCTCTGCGGGTGGGCCGGATGACGGGCCCACCTTGCTCAAACACGTGGAGCAGGCCAAAAATATACTGAAGTTGCCACGTACAACACTGACCAAGGAGAAAACCCATGGCTAACCCTATCGTAAAACCATTTTGGGACGCGCCGACAGGAAGTTGGCAGTACGTGTTCCACGACCCAGACACCATGAAAGGTGCCATCATTGATCCGGTGCTGGATTTCGATCCGCTTGCCGGGGCCACATCAACGGCCAATGCGCAGAAAATCCTTACCTACGTGCAAGACGCAGGCATTGAGGTTGTCTGGGTTCTCGATACCCACCCGCATGCCGACCATTTTTCGGCGACGCCATGGCTGGCTGAAAAGCTGGGTGCGCGAACAGGGATCGGCGCACAAGTCGTTGGTGTGCAGCAGTTGTGGAAAAATATCTACAACCTGCCAGATGATTTCCCCGTAGACGGTAGCCAATGGGACCATCTGTTTGCGGATGGCGAGGAATTCATGGTCGGGGACGTGCCCGTCAAGGTTACGTTTTCACCCGGCCATACCTTGGCATCTATCACCTATGTCGCAGGCGATGCGGCCTTTGTGCATGACACGCTTATGATGCCCGATAGCGGGTCATCCCGCGCCGATTTCCCTGGCGGGAGCTCGAAAGCGCTTTACGACAGCATTCAGGCCATTTTGGCGCTGCCGGACAGTACCCGTGTGTTCGTGGGGCATGACTATGCCCCGGACGGGCGCGATGCGGCGTGCGAAGCGACGGTTGCGGCACATAAGGCATCCAATATCCACTTTCGGGATGATCCGTCCGAGGAGGCCTATCGTGCGGTGCGCGACGCCCGCGATCAGACCTTGCCTCTGCCCAAACTGATGCTGGCGGCGCTGCAAATCAACATCCGGGGCGGCCGATTGCCCGAGGCGGAAGACAACGGTCGTTCCTACCTGAAGCTGCCGATGAACTACTTTGTGTCGCGCTAACGCCACCCTTTGCGCAGGGTGCCTGCATCCTGCGCAAAAGGCCGATTTGATCTAAATCAAAGAAACATTTCATAATTGGAATGTATTAAGATCGCAATCGAACAATTGCTGGAGTAAATTCAATGACCAGAAGCCACACAAGACCCGCTGACACGTACTCGCCGCTCTACTTTCTTGCGTCGCTTGGGGCAGGCGGGCTGACCGTGACATTTTTCATGTACCTGATGTTCTGGGTGCCACATGTTGGGCGGCCCGTGCCAATCTTTGAAGATTTGATGGCTGTCTTTGCCAATGGAGCGTTGCCGCTTCAAGTGGCTGTTGTCGTTGCGATGGCGGGGATTGCTGTCTTTGCTTTTCTCAACGTGAAATCCCTGATGTGGAACCTGTCCGCACTATCGCGTTTCCGGAAAACACCGGAATACAAAGCGTTACGCTCGTCGAATGGTGAAACCACCTTGCTTGCCGCGCCTTTGGCTGCGGCTATGTCGGTCAATGCCATGTTCATTGTCGGGCTCGTCTTTGTCCCCAGCTTGTGGCTGGTGGTGGAATTCCTGTTTCCGTTTGCCCTGATCGCATTTCTGGCAATTGGTGTTTGGGCAATGCTGCTGATTGGTGACTTTCTGGGACGTGTGCTGACCAAAGGCGGCGTGTTTGATGTAACTGCGCATAATTCTTTCGCGCAACTTCTGCCGGCTTTTGCTCTTGCGATGGTGGCCGTTGGTCTGGCTGCCCCCGCAGCGATGAGTGTGAATACGCTTGTTGTTGGCGCATCGCTTGTCTTGTCGACCTTCTTTGGGACAGCGGCGATCCTTTACACTGTTGTTGCTGCAATCACGGCTTTCAGCTCGATGTTGCACTATGGGACCGCACGCGAAGCAGGGCCGACACTGATGGTGATCGTCCCGATCATGACCGTGTTGGGGATCATGTCCTTGCGTCAGAGCCACGGTTTGCATGTCGGGTTTGAGATGCACGAAACTGCAGGCGAGACCATGATGTTTCTTGCGCGCCTCTTGACGGTGCAGGTTTTGTTTTTGCTGCTTGGGATGCTGGTGCTGCGGCGTCAGGGCTATTTTGCCGATTTCGTACTCGGTGAAAAGACATCGCCCGGGTCATACGCGCTGGTTTGTCCCGGGGTTGCGCTTTCGGTCATGCTGCATTTCTTTATCAACAAGGGTCTGGTGGCTGCGGAACTGATCACCAAGTTTGGTGTCGCGTATTGGAGCCTGACCGCCATTGCCCTGCTGGCCCAGATCTTGATGATCGTCCTGGTGTTCCGCCTGAACCGTCAGCACTTTTCTGCAAAAGGAACGCCGACAAATATGGTGCCGGCCGAATAAGACCGCGCAGATAAAAATGAATATCCCGGCTCTGTGTGAACAGGGCCGGGTTTTTTCGTGGTTGTTGGTTGTCCTGCGTTCTAGGTTGCAGCCACGGGGCCCGCGTTCCCTTTACACGACATGGCAGCTTGGGGTGACATGTCCAAAAGCGCGCTAAGCCCGCAGTTGCCTTTCACAAGATCGGCCAACGTGACCATATCCAGTTCGTGATAAAAGGCCTCGAGCGCACGCGAAATGTAGGTGCGCAGACGACAGGTTGCTGAAAGCGGACAAGAGTTCGTTTCCGCGTCAAAACACTCTGCGAAGGGAACACCTGCCTCGAAAACACGAAAGACAGCGCCGATCGAAATCGCGTCCATAGACCGTGCAAGGCGTAGCCCCCCACTGCGCCCACGGATGGTTTCGACAAATCCGTTGCTTTGCAGCAGATTGACGACCTGTAACAGGTGGTGCGTCGAGGCATTGCATTTTTTGGCGATCTCTGAGGTGCGGACTGTCACGCCCTCATTCACCGCACAGGCCATCAGGATGCGTGCAGCCAGGTTCGTCCGGGTGGTGAGGCGCATATAAGTTCCATCCAAGATTCGAGTTTCGTCACTTTGCGATGCCGGAAGCGCATTTTGTTTGATCCAGATCACGCAATCGCAAAGAAATCTACTTTATCTGGTATGCAAGAATCAAGTTAAGAGGATTGCGTGCCTTACAAAGACGGCCTTGCCGAGGCCCAGAATACAACAATCGCCCCATCTCATTGGCTTTCACCCGGGCGTGTTTTGCGCAAGCAGGCGGCTGCTCTTGCAGTTTTGGCAAGCCTTCTGTGGCCGCTCCAAGCGGGGCTTGTCGCTTTTGCGTTGGGTGGATTGCTGACGCAGGCAGATCTGTCGCCTGCGCTCGTGGCTTTCGGTTTTATCATACTGGGCGCGGTCCGCGTTGTGCTCGGGTTCATGTCCGAAGCCTTCGCCGAGACCGCAGCACAGCGCGTGGTCCATGCAGCACGTGCGCACATCGTGGCGCGCGAAGCGCAGCGCGCATCCGCCAGCACATTTGGCGGCGCAGGCAGTATTTCGGCTCTGGCCGCAGAGAAGCTGGATCTTCTGATCCCCTACATCACCCGCTACGCCTCGGCCCGTGCGCGCGTGATGGTCGTGCCAATCGTGATCTTTGTCCTTGCTCTCTGGCTTTCATGGGCGGTCGCTTTGATTTTGCTGATTTCCGGGCCTCTGATTCCGGTGTTCATGGCGCTGGTGGGGATGGCCGCCAAAGATGCAAGCCGCCGCCAGATGGTCGAGATCGGCACGCTGAACGATCTGCTGGTCGAGCGGTTGTCGGCGCTAGTCGATATCCGGCTGTTGGGGGCAAGCAAGTCGGTTATTGACGGGTTCTCCGCGCAGGCAGGAGACTTGCGCCAACGCACGATGGCCGTCCTGCGGGTGGCGTTTCTGTCTTCAACCGTGTTGGAACTTTTTGCCGCGATCGGTGTGGCGATGGTGGCTGTTTATGTCGGTTTTTCGCTACTGGGCGCGCTTGAATTCGGCACATGGGGCGGTCCGCTCAGCCCACAGGCGGGTATCTTTTTGTTGTTGCTGGCCCCGGATTTTTATCAACCTTTGCGCGATTTGGCGGCCGCTTGGCACGACAAGGCATCCGCAGATGCCGTGTTTGATGAGCTTGCCGCGTGGGACGACAAAGAGACATCGCATTTGCTAGGTCAAGGTGGGGCCGCAAGCCCTCTTGAAGGGCCTGCCACAGTGGCGTTGCGTGGCTGCCTGTTGCCTGGTGGTGCCCTGTTGGACGATATCGAAATCATGCCCGGTGAAAGCGTTGCCTTGATGGGCGCAAGCGGGGCGGGCAAGACATCCGCGTTGCGCATGATCGCGGGTCTGCTGGCGCCAGTTTCCGGTACGGTGACTGTCGCGGGCCACCTGCTCGACGCAGGGACATCGGATGCGTGGCGTGCGCGGATCGGCTGGATGCCGCAGGCCCCACATTTCCTGAATGCCAGTTTGCGCCATAACCTGACGCTTGGCCGTGGAGCTGATCCGACGCAGGCGCTGGAACTGGCGGCGGTTAGCGGCGTCGTTGCAGCACTGCCGCAAGGATTGAACACGCGCCTTGGCGAAACCGGCGGCGGCCTGTCAGGCGGCGAGGCGCGGCGTATCACACTGGCCCGCGCCATTTATGGTGCCCCAGATGTGATCTTGGCGGACGAGCCGACCGCTGATCTGGATGCAGAGACGGCGGCGGCTGTGACCCAAGGGCTGCTGGCGCAAGCGGAGCGTGGTGCAACACTGGTCGTGGCGACACATGACAGCGATCTTGCTGCAAAAATGGACCGGATTATCCGGATCGGAGGCCCGTTATGACCGCTCTTTGGCGTATCTTCCGACTGATCCTACGCGAACAACCGACCGCTCTGTGGCGGGGTGCCGCGCTCAGCTTTCTTGTTCTTGCCATGGGGGCCGCTTTGTTGGGCCTGTCGGGGTGGTTCATCACCGCCGCCGCCGCTGCCGGTCTCGCAGGCACAGGTGCAGTGTTCGATGTCTTTCGCCCTTCGGCGATGGTGCGGTTCCTCGCACTTGGCCGCGCCGCCGCGCGCTATGGAGAGCGGGTTCTGACCCATGATGCCACACTGCGCGCGTTGGAATCGTTGCGCGTGCGGTTGCTTGGCGGGTTTGTTGCGGCCTCATATCCTCGCATGATCCGTATCAGAGGCGCGCAGGCGCTGAACCGTTTGACGGCTGACATTGATGTTCTGGATGGCGTCGCATTGCGGCTTGTCTTGCCGATAATGGCTGGCTTGATGACGCAACTGATTGTTTTCGTGGTGATTTGGGCTTTGATTGGACTGCCGGTCGCGCTCTGGATCTTGATGGGCTATGTGGTTGGGGCCGCTGTGATATTTCTATGGGCCACGCGTCAGACGGCGCGTCTGTCACGTCGGGCCGAGGCGGCAGCGCAGGCGTTCCGGTCGCGCCTGATTGATCTGATACGGGGGCGGCGCGATCTGGCCGTGCAGGGCCGATTGGTTGCGCAGGCTGATTCAGCGGTAGCAGCTGATCGCCGACGGCGTAGTTTGCAGGTGCAACAAGACCGCGTTGAGCGCCTGACCGGAGCGGCCCTGCAAATGCTTGGTACGCTGGTCGCCGGGGGCACGCTTTGGTTGGGCATCAGCATGGCACAGGCGGGCGAGTTTGCACCATCCTTTGCGGCACTTGGATTCTTCGCTGCTTTGGCTTTGGCTGAAACAATAGCACCGCTGCGCAGGGCGGCGAGCGATCTGGGTCGCATGGCAGAAGCCGCGCGACGCGTCTCCCGCGATATCACGGTGTCGGCGCAAGAACCTACAGCGTGCGCAGCGGCAGGTGGGCATTTGCAGATTGAAGCCGTGCGGTTGACCCGGCCGCTTTCCAACGTTCCCGTTCTTGATGACCTGACCTTTGCGGTGCAGCCCGGTGAAACAGTGGCCCTGACGGGAGCAAGTGGGTCTGGAAAATCAACCTTGCTTTTGTCTGTTGCCGGTCTGCATCCGGTGACGGCGGGTCTGATCAGACTGGGTGACTTGCCCGTTTCGGATTGGGACGAGGCGTCGCTGCGCGACGCTGTCGCGCTGTTACCCCAACGCAGTGTGTTGATGAGCGGGACTGCGGCCGATGCGCTCCGGCTTGCTGCGCCGGACAGCGATGATGAGACACTATGGCAGGCCCTTGAAGCGGTTCAGCTTTCTGATGTCTTGCAAGCAAGAAACGGGCTGAACACGACCCTTGGTGTGCGGGGTGACGGGCTCTCTGGCGGGGAAGGGCGCCGATTGGTTTTGGCGCGTGTGCTGCTGCGCCGTCCCAAGGTGCTGCTGCTGGATGAACCAACGGAAGGGTTGGACGAACGCACCGCCCAAGCCGTGCTTGTGGGCGTGCGTCGGTTCTTGCCGAATGCGGCCATTCTGATCGCGGCACACCGCCGTGTTGAGACAGGATTTGCCGATCGCATAGTCAATCTGATTTAAAATAGTATTTGGGATACGACTTATTGACATAGATCAAAGCGCCACGACGCTCCACATTAGATACATTCCAAAGTTGGAATTTGAAATTGGGGGATTCGCCCCCCGATATCTGGAGCAAGAGATATGGAATTTGGGATCGTTGAGCTGTCACGCCTGCAATTTGCAATGACAGCAATGTATCACTTCCTCTTTGTGCCGCTGACACTGGGTCTGTCGATCCTCGTGGCGATCATGGAGACGGTCTATGTGATGACAAACCGCCCGATATGGCGGCAAATGACAAAGTTTTGGGGTACCCTGTTCGGGATCAACTTTGTTCTCGGGGTGGCGACTGGCATCACCATGGAATTCCAGTTTGGCATGAACTGGAGCTATTACAGCCACTATGTGGGCGATATTTTCGGCGCACCTCTGGCCATTGAAGGGCTGATGGCCTTTTTCCTTGAGGCCACCTTTGTGGGGTTGTTCTTCTTTGGATGGGACAAGCTGAGCAAAGTGGCCCACCTGACAGTGGCGTGGCTCGTCGCCATCGGATCGAACTTTTCGGCGCTGTGGATTCTGATCGCCAATGGCTGGATGCAAAACCCGGTCGGGGCCGAATTCAACCCGATGACCATGCGGATGGAGATGACGGACTTTTTTGCCGTGCTCTTTAACGAAGTGGCGCAAGCGAAATTTGTACACACTGTTTCGGCAGGATATGTCACGGCGTCCGTCTTTGTGATCGGTGTTTCTGCTTGGTACCTGTTGAAGGGCCGTCATATCGAATTGGCACGCCGTTCGATCACTGTGGCTGCTGCCTTCGGTCTGGCTTCGGCGTTTTCGGTTGTTCTTCTGGGTGACGAATCCGGTTATTCCGCGACACACAGCCAGAAAATGAAGCTCGCTGCGATTGAGGCGATGTGGGAAACCCATGAGGCACCTGCACCCTTCAACCTTGTCGGCTTTCCTGATCAGGAAACACGCGAGACACATTATGCAATCGAAATTCCATGGGCCATGGGTCTGATCGGGACACGGTCGTTGACCACTGAAATTCCGGGCATCAATGATCTGGTGGCCCAAGCAGAAGACCGCATCCGCTCCGGTATCATCGCCTATGACGCTTTGATGGTCATTCGCGAGCAGCGCGAAGCGGCGGATCCGGCAATGACCGCACAGTTCGAAGCGCACTCTGCCGATCTGGGCTTTGCCTTCTTGCTGAAACGCTATGTGGATGACCCGCGTGACGCGACCGAAGAGCAGATCGTGATGGCGGCAAATGACACCGTGCCAACCGTTTGGCCATTGTTCTGGGCGTTCCGGATCATGGTTGCCCTTGGCTTCGGCTTTATCGGGACCATGACGTACTTCTTCTACCGCGCCTCTTTCAAAGGCATGAACTTTCCCCGCCCTGCGCTGCACCTTGCGGTCTGGATGATCCCTGCACCCTGGATTGCCGCCGAAATGGGTTGGTTTGTGGCCGAGTTCGGCCGCCAGCCATGGACCGTAGACGGGGTGTTGCCCACTGCGATGTCCGTCTCGGCGCTGTCGATGACAGAACTGGCCATCACACTGGCAGGTTTTGTCATCTTCTACACCGTCCTGTTCATTGTCGAGATGGGTTTGATGATCAAATACATCCGCAAAGGTCCGTTCCAGGATGTGGAAGAAACCAACGCGTGGAACACACGTCACAATGATCGACTGGCCGGCCGTCGCAATGCCGATGCCATCGCCATGCCAGCGGAGTAACAGATATGATCCTGCATGAACTTTTAAGCTACGAACTATTGCGCGTGATCTGGTGGGGCCTGCTCGGGGTATTGCTGATCGGGTTTGCCCTGACAGACGGCTTCGACATGGGGGTTGGCACTTTGCTGCCCTTCGTCGGAAAGTCCGATATCGAGCGCCGTGTGGCGATCAACACGGTCGGCCCGGTCTGGGAAGGCAACCAGGTTTGGTTCATCCTCGGGGGCGGCGCGATCTTTGCCGCCTGGCCACCACTCTACGCGGTCAGCTTCTCGGGGTTCTACCTTGCGATGTTTGTCATTCTGGCAGCCTTCATCGTGCGGCCCGTTGCCTTCAAATACCGCTCCAAGCGGGATGATGCGCGCTGGCGTTCAAGCTGGGACTGGGCGCTTTTCGCCTCTGGCGCCATCCCTGCGCTGCTCTTTGGTGTGGCTGTTGGCAACGTGATACAGGGCGTGCCGTTCCACTTCACTGATGACCTGCACACGATCTACGAAGGTGCGTGGTACATGAAGTTCATCGGCCTGCTTGACCCGTTCTCGATCCTCGCCGGTGTGGTATCCTTTGCGATGCTGGTGATGCACGGTGGTGCTTGGCTGACGCTGAAAGCCGAAGGCGTGGTCCAGACACGTGCCCGTGCGATCGGGTCGATTGCCGCACTGGTTGCCGTAGGGGCCTATGTGCTGGCGGGGCTTTGGATGGCGGTTGGCATTGATGGCTACCGCATCGTGGGCGATTACG
This window harbors:
- a CDS encoding cytochrome ubiquinol oxidase subunit I; amino-acid sequence: MEFGIVELSRLQFAMTAMYHFLFVPLTLGLSILVAIMETVYVMTNRPIWRQMTKFWGTLFGINFVLGVATGITMEFQFGMNWSYYSHYVGDIFGAPLAIEGLMAFFLEATFVGLFFFGWDKLSKVAHLTVAWLVAIGSNFSALWILIANGWMQNPVGAEFNPMTMRMEMTDFFAVLFNEVAQAKFVHTVSAGYVTASVFVIGVSAWYLLKGRHIELARRSITVAAAFGLASAFSVVLLGDESGYSATHSQKMKLAAIEAMWETHEAPAPFNLVGFPDQETRETHYAIEIPWAMGLIGTRSLTTEIPGINDLVAQAEDRIRSGIIAYDALMVIREQREAADPAMTAQFEAHSADLGFAFLLKRYVDDPRDATEEQIVMAANDTVPTVWPLFWAFRIMVALGFGFIGTMTYFFYRASFKGMNFPRPALHLAVWMIPAPWIAAEMGWFVAEFGRQPWTVDGVLPTAMSVSALSMTELAITLAGFVIFYTVLFIVEMGLMIKYIRKGPFQDVEETNAWNTRHNDRLAGRRNADAIAMPAE
- the cydB gene encoding cytochrome d ubiquinol oxidase subunit II; amino-acid sequence: MILHELLSYELLRVIWWGLLGVLLIGFALTDGFDMGVGTLLPFVGKSDIERRVAINTVGPVWEGNQVWFILGGGAIFAAWPPLYAVSFSGFYLAMFVILAAFIVRPVAFKYRSKRDDARWRSSWDWALFASGAIPALLFGVAVGNVIQGVPFHFTDDLHTIYEGAWYMKFIGLLDPFSILAGVVSFAMLVMHGGAWLTLKAEGVVQTRARAIGSIAALVAVGAYVLAGLWMAVGIDGYRIVGDYVTNGPSNPLHFEVERTASWLSAYADRPWIVVAPVMGILGGLLTFAGLRAGREISTLLFSKMAILGVISSVGLTMFPFIMPSSSDPQSSLTVWNSSSSHLTLFIMLVCAAIFMPLILMYTAWVYKVLWGKVTEEDVSENSHSVY